One Cylindrospermum stagnale PCC 7417 DNA segment encodes these proteins:
- the clpB gene encoding ATP-dependent chaperone ClpB, translating to MQPTNPEQFTEKAWEALVRTPEIAKQFQHQQIESEHLMLALLEQEGLASSIFNKAGVNVQKLHERTIDFINRQPKVSGASSGSVYIGHSLERLLDRAEQYRKEFGDEYISIEHLILAFAKDDRFGKGLFQEFGLDEKKLRNIIQQIRGSQKVTDQNPEVKYEALEKYGRDLTQLAHEGILDPVIGRDEEIRRTIQILSRRTKNNPVLIGEPGVGKTAIVEGLAQRIVSGDVPESLRVGVAGRRHRKLIALDMGALIAGAKYRGEFEERLKAVLKEIQEAQGQIVLFIDEIHTVVGAGATQGSMDASNLLKPMLARGELRCIGATTLDEYRKYIEKDAALERRFQQVYVDQPSVGDTISILRGLKERYELHHGVKISDSALVAAATLSARYISDRFLPDKAIDLVDEAAAKLKMEITSKPEELDEIDRKILQLEMERLSLQKETDSASRERLERLERELAELKERQVALNAQWQAEKQIIDRIRQIRQEIERVNVEIQQAERDYDLNRAAELKYSKLTELQRQLEEAEARLTQIQTSGKFLLREEVTEADIAEIISKWTGIPVSRLVESEMQKLLHLEEELHERVIGQEEAVRAVADAIQRSRAGLADPNRPIASFIFLGPTGVGKTELAKALAEYLFDTEDALVRIDMSEYMEKHAVARLIGAPPGYVGYEEGGQLTEAIRRRPYSVILFDEIEKAHPDVFNVLLQILDDGRLTDSQGRTVDFKNTIAIMTSNIGSIYILDVAGDDSKYEQMRDRVMEAVRESFRPEFLNRIDEIIFFHSLRKDELREIVKLQVQRLEERLRERKLLLKISDEALNWIVQVGYDPVYGARPLKRAIQRELETPIAKAILRGEFHEGDTIYVHVEHERLVLKRLSPELVNA from the coding sequence ATGCAACCAACCAATCCCGAGCAATTTACCGAAAAAGCCTGGGAAGCCCTTGTTCGTACTCCCGAAATTGCCAAGCAGTTTCAGCATCAGCAGATTGAGAGCGAACATTTGATGCTAGCGCTACTGGAACAGGAAGGACTCGCCAGTTCTATTTTCAACAAAGCTGGGGTGAATGTTCAAAAACTCCACGAGCGCACTATCGACTTCATCAACCGTCAGCCCAAAGTATCGGGGGCTAGCAGTGGTTCGGTATACATCGGACACAGTTTAGAGAGGCTGCTCGATCGCGCCGAACAATACCGCAAAGAGTTTGGTGATGAATATATTTCTATTGAACATTTAATACTTGCCTTTGCCAAAGACGATCGCTTTGGTAAAGGGTTGTTTCAAGAATTTGGACTGGATGAAAAAAAACTCCGCAACATCATTCAACAGATTCGAGGGAGTCAAAAAGTGACAGATCAAAACCCGGAAGTTAAATATGAAGCGCTAGAAAAATACGGACGCGATTTAACCCAATTGGCACATGAGGGCATACTCGACCCAGTGATTGGACGAGATGAAGAAATTCGCCGCACGATTCAAATCCTTTCTCGTCGGACTAAAAATAACCCCGTGCTGATTGGTGAACCCGGTGTCGGTAAAACGGCAATTGTAGAAGGATTAGCGCAGCGCATTGTCAGTGGTGATGTCCCGGAATCATTGCGCGTTGGCGTAGCCGGCCGTAGGCATCGCAAACTAATAGCTTTAGACATGGGTGCGTTAATTGCCGGAGCCAAATACCGAGGAGAATTTGAAGAACGCCTGAAAGCTGTCTTAAAAGAAATCCAAGAAGCACAGGGACAAATCGTCTTGTTCATTGACGAAATTCACACTGTAGTTGGTGCGGGTGCAACGCAAGGATCGATGGATGCTAGCAACTTGCTCAAGCCGATGCTTGCTCGCGGCGAACTGCGCTGTATTGGTGCCACCACGCTAGATGAATATCGCAAGTACATTGAAAAAGATGCGGCTTTGGAACGTCGTTTTCAGCAGGTGTATGTCGATCAGCCCAGTGTGGGAGATACCATCTCAATTCTGCGCGGTTTGAAAGAGCGCTACGAGTTACACCACGGCGTGAAGATTTCTGATAGTGCGTTAGTAGCGGCAGCTACTCTGTCTGCCAGATATATTAGCGATCGCTTCCTACCCGACAAAGCTATTGATTTGGTGGATGAAGCTGCGGCTAAACTAAAAATGGAAATTACTTCCAAACCAGAAGAATTAGACGAAATCGATCGCAAAATTCTGCAACTGGAAATGGAGCGGCTGTCACTGCAAAAAGAAACAGACAGTGCTTCCAGAGAGCGGTTAGAACGGCTGGAGAGAGAACTTGCAGAGTTAAAAGAACGGCAAGTTGCTCTCAATGCTCAATGGCAAGCAGAGAAGCAAATCATCGATCGCATTCGCCAAATTAGACAAGAGATTGAGCGTGTCAATGTAGAAATTCAGCAAGCCGAACGCGATTACGACCTCAACCGGGCAGCAGAACTGAAATACAGCAAACTCACTGAGCTGCAACGACAACTAGAAGAAGCCGAAGCGCGACTAACTCAAATCCAGACTAGCGGTAAATTTCTGTTGCGCGAAGAAGTCACCGAAGCTGACATTGCCGAAATTATCTCCAAGTGGACGGGTATTCCGGTGAGCAGACTGGTTGAATCGGAAATGCAAAAACTCTTGCATCTGGAAGAAGAGCTACATGAACGTGTGATTGGTCAGGAGGAAGCTGTAAGAGCTGTTGCCGATGCAATTCAACGTTCCCGTGCTGGGTTGGCAGACCCGAATCGTCCCATTGCCAGCTTTATTTTCTTAGGCCCAACCGGGGTGGGAAAAACAGAACTGGCAAAAGCTTTAGCGGAATATCTGTTTGATACCGAAGATGCACTGGTGCGGATCGATATGTCCGAATACATGGAGAAACACGCTGTTGCCCGTCTCATTGGTGCGCCTCCAGGTTACGTGGGCTATGAAGAAGGCGGACAACTCACCGAGGCGATTCGCCGCCGACCTTATTCTGTAATTCTGTTTGACGAAATTGAGAAAGCTCATCCTGATGTATTCAACGTCCTGCTGCAAATCCTGGATGATGGTCGCCTAACTGATTCTCAGGGACGCACAGTAGATTTTAAAAATACGATCGCGATTATGACCAGCAATATTGGTTCAATATACATTTTGGATGTGGCAGGAGACGATAGCAAGTACGAACAAATGCGCGATCGCGTCATGGAAGCAGTTCGAGAAAGTTTCCGCCCCGAATTCCTCAACCGCATTGATGAAATAATTTTCTTCCATAGCTTGCGGAAGGACGAGTTGCGCGAAATTGTCAAACTACAAGTGCAGCGTTTAGAGGAGCGACTGCGCGAGCGTAAACTCTTGCTCAAAATCTCCGACGAGGCTCTCAATTGGATTGTTCAGGTCGGTTATGACCCAGTTTACGGTGCTCGTCCCCTGAAGCGGGCGATTCAGCGAGAACTAGAAACTCCGATTGCCAAAGCGATTCTACGCGGCGAGTTCCACGAAGGCGACACAATCTACGTCCATGTGGAACACGAACGACTGGTGTTGAAGCGCTTATCACCTGAACTGGTCAATGCTTAG
- a CDS encoding HdeD family acid-resistance protein, translating to MTSEDFRETRTNSALAIVLGVLMILLGIAAIAEPFIATIAITIVFSWTLIIAGIVRIVHAFQSRHKRGFWTTLVVGILYVIGGILLISNIFGAALSLTLAFGFIIFIEGVLEVIAAFEMRRYPNWGWVLFSGIMAIILGIFILYQWPVSAVWVLGVFVGINFLLTGLWMIMLSLASRSLPDYRARGKDSGVILRK from the coding sequence ATGACTTCTGAAGATTTTAGAGAAACCAGAACAAATTCAGCATTGGCAATTGTCTTAGGTGTTTTGATGATTCTGCTGGGAATTGCAGCGATCGCAGAACCATTTATTGCCACTATTGCCATCACAATCGTATTCTCCTGGACTTTAATTATTGCTGGCATCGTCCGAATTGTTCATGCATTTCAATCACGTCACAAACGAGGCTTCTGGACAACACTAGTAGTTGGTATTCTATACGTAATTGGTGGAATTTTGTTGATTAGCAACATCTTTGGTGCTGCGCTCTCTCTCACCTTAGCTTTTGGATTTATCATTTTTATTGAGGGTGTATTGGAGGTGATTGCAGCATTTGAAATGCGTCGATATCCAAACTGGGGTTGGGTACTATTTAGCGGTATCATGGCTATTATTCTAGGGATTTTTATTCTGTATCAATGGCCTGTCAGCGCAGTTTGGGTATTGGGAGTATTTGTAGGGATTAATTTTTTGTTGACGGGCCTTTGGATGATCATGCTTTCATTAGCTTCTCGTAGTCTTCCTGACTATAGGGCAAGAGGTAAGGATTCAGGTGTAATATTGCGGAAGTAA
- a CDS encoding sulfotransferase domain-containing protein produces the protein MLDFGGCFSSSLYPLNAYDFFEFINSWWQVRNLPNVLLVHYADLIQNKPNWVEKIAKFLDIKVDAECQEMILHKSSLEYMRENSEKFEPRIFQKHQFIYKGTNGRWQNLLTQQQIKHYDDMIAKKLGTACANWVKHGGALPIACD, from the coding sequence TTGCTGGATTTTGGGGGTTGTTTTTCGTCTTCTTTATACCCCCTGAACGCTTACGATTTTTTTGAGTTTATTAACAGTTGGTGGCAGGTCAGAAATCTTCCGAATGTCCTACTAGTCCACTATGCTGATTTGATTCAAAATAAACCTAATTGGGTTGAAAAAATAGCCAAGTTTTTAGATATCAAAGTCGATGCCGAGTGCCAGGAGATGATCTTACATAAATCTTCTCTAGAGTATATGCGAGAGAATTCCGAAAAATTTGAACCTCGAATATTTCAAAAGCACCAATTCATTTACAAAGGCACCAATGGACGCTGGCAAAATTTATTAACGCAGCAACAGATCAAGCACTATGATGATATGATTGCTAAAAAATTAGGTACTGCCTGCGCTAACTGGGTAAAACATGGGGGAGCTTTACCTATAGCTTGTGATTGA
- a CDS encoding sulfotransferase domain-containing protein: MAEYKQVLVKDGKNPEGLISFPIFITQREIGALNSFIVRDWDTFIVAYPKSGTTWMEQIVHLLANNGEQGDKILSEAVPWLEGAATCYGV, encoded by the coding sequence ATGGCAGAATACAAACAGGTACTGGTTAAGGACGGTAAGAATCCAGAGGGATTAATTTCATTTCCTATCTTCATTACCCAGAGGGAAATTGGTGCACTTAATAGCTTTATAGTTCGCGATTGGGATACCTTTATAGTAGCCTATCCTAAATCTGGTACAACATGGATGGAGCAAATTGTTCACCTACTTGCTAACAATGGAGAGCAAGGTGACAAGATATTGAGTGAAGCGGTTCCTTGGCTAGAAGGTGCAGCAACTTGTTATGGAGTTTAG
- a CDS encoding sulfotransferase domain-containing protein, whose translation MLWSLDRLIRDSGDRRYFHSHLPVSLMPIFGKTKAKYIYVACNPKDNAVSYYYHARSKMGYEGNWREFIKLYIEGKVGYGSIFDHVLDWWKVSQDSDNVMFVKYEDMTKNLAQVVTNVANFIDIPLTSDLLDAVIAASQFSAMAINPKANLDWVPQREGIPKHMRKGIVGDWKNHFSSEENLLFDAMYESRFLKLSLQFEF comes from the coding sequence TTGTTATGGAGTTTAGATAGACTCATCAGAGATAGTGGAGATCGCCGTTACTTTCACAGTCATTTACCTGTGTCTTTAATGCCAATATTTGGCAAAACCAAAGCCAAATATATTTATGTTGCTTGCAATCCAAAGGACAATGCTGTATCCTATTATTATCATGCCCGCAGCAAAATGGGATACGAAGGGAATTGGCGTGAATTTATTAAGCTATATATTGAGGGCAAGGTCGGTTATGGCTCAATATTTGATCATGTATTGGACTGGTGGAAAGTAAGTCAGGACTCAGATAATGTCATGTTTGTTAAATATGAAGACATGACAAAAAACTTAGCTCAAGTAGTTACAAATGTTGCTAATTTTATAGATATCCCCTTAACGTCTGATTTACTAGATGCTGTGATTGCGGCAAGTCAATTTTCTGCAATGGCAATTAATCCGAAAGCTAATCTAGATTGGGTTCCTCAGCGAGAAGGTATTCCTAAACATATGCGTAAGGGTATTGTAGGAGATTGGAAAAACCATTTTTCTTCAGAAGAGAATCTTCTCTTTGATGCTATGTATGAATCGAGATTTCTGAAATTGAGTTTGCAATTTGAATTCTAG
- a CDS encoding chorismate-binding protein: MWIWHTETKYIRCISPLLSIEVVNIDGKLKVITCGTFKESICSNAPTTLSQLLVALDKWLEAQSLTASGIIGYECKSLLNEKLDWVTDSNLIDQQIQGESVVFVMQAGNTEEICAKNSISSIDSILTKDEKNNSLINNQTVVEVNKVVTHGLELRQKLDIDHLVVSVRFPVYINPDLLNDLVNGVKTPIHQKFLIKSDNWNLISCTPEQFISIADSKLQVQILAGTYQQGKDFDKTSLINEHLSARNTLRSLVEDVVGKLELIVDCDLLAFDKITHFHSAYEKPYHSDISMLSTLAHLTPSPATGTQDKHTQFAIQQIESRPRGYYGGCFFLRTPGCLESLVSIRSIFKMENSETGEMIVGAGLKKSSSLSSETVEIISKATSTAKLLSVQLGNLQ; this comes from the coding sequence ATGTGGATTTGGCATACCGAAACTAAATATATACGATGTATATCACCATTACTAAGCATTGAAGTAGTAAATATTGATGGCAAACTAAAAGTAATAACCTGTGGCACTTTCAAGGAGTCAATATGTTCAAATGCTCCTACAACATTAAGTCAATTATTGGTAGCTTTAGACAAATGGTTAGAAGCGCAAAGTCTTACTGCTTCAGGCATTATTGGGTATGAATGCAAGTCTCTTCTCAATGAGAAACTAGATTGGGTAACAGATTCAAATCTAATTGATCAACAGATTCAAGGTGAATCTGTTGTTTTTGTCATGCAAGCAGGAAACACTGAGGAAATTTGTGCTAAAAATAGCATTAGTAGTATTGATAGTATTTTAACTAAGGATGAGAAAAATAATTCTCTAATTAATAACCAAACAGTTGTAGAAGTCAATAAAGTAGTGACTCATGGATTGGAACTTAGGCAAAAACTGGATATTGATCATTTGGTCGTATCAGTACGTTTTCCCGTATATATTAATCCTGACCTACTTAATGATTTGGTCAATGGTGTCAAAACTCCTATCCACCAAAAATTTTTGATTAAAAGTGATAACTGGAATCTTATCAGCTGTACACCTGAGCAATTTATTTCGATTGCTGACTCAAAACTTCAAGTGCAAATTCTAGCTGGAACTTATCAACAAGGCAAAGATTTCGATAAGACTAGCTTAATAAATGAGCATCTATCTGCCCGTAATACTCTTCGCTCTCTTGTAGAAGATGTAGTTGGAAAACTTGAACTGATAGTGGATTGTGACTTACTTGCATTTGACAAAATTACACACTTCCACTCAGCTTATGAAAAACCTTACCATAGTGATATCTCTATGCTTTCGACTCTGGCACATCTAACACCGAGTCCGGCTACAGGAACACAAGACAAGCATACACAATTTGCTATTCAACAAATAGAAAGTCGCCCTCGCGGTTACTATGGTGGTTGCTTTTTTCTGAGAACTCCTGGTTGTCTAGAAAGCTTAGTTTCTATCCGTTCTATTTTCAAGATGGAAAATAGTGAAACTGGTGAGATGATTGTCGGAGCAGGTTTGAAAAAAAGTTCAAGTTTGAGTAGTGAAACAGTAGAAATTATCTCAAAAGCTACTAGTACAGCAAAATTACTAAGTGTACAACTAGGAAACTTACAATGA
- a CDS encoding aldo/keto reductase: MNPLQKTSLGSTGLEVTRLGLGCTSLGGMYEDISEEQAFELVHRSLSLGLNLFDTAPFYGSGKSEERLGKALAEIPRDQFVLATKVGRTLIPTLGDDRGKKIFVNPLPFRPVFDFSYDGVMRSFEESLTRLKSDRIDIVHIHDPDDHYQEAIESAYPALEKLRSQGVIRAISVGMKQWQMLVRFAHEGDFDCFLLAGRYTLLDQSAMSKLFPLCIKKNISVILGGTYNSGILATGVQSGAKYDYAEAPPEIVDRVRRIEAVCDHYQVSLKAAASQFALAHSAVTTIIPGAASVKQMNENFNLLQQNIPDDFWTELQAKKLINQDAPLPKVTE, translated from the coding sequence ATGAACCCATTGCAGAAGACGAGTTTGGGAAGCACAGGTTTAGAAGTAACCCGTTTGGGGCTAGGATGTACTTCTCTAGGAGGGATGTATGAAGATATATCAGAAGAACAAGCCTTTGAACTGGTACATCGTAGCCTTTCACTTGGATTAAACCTGTTCGATACAGCACCTTTCTATGGGTCAGGCAAAAGCGAAGAACGGTTGGGTAAGGCCTTAGCGGAAATCCCTCGCGATCAGTTTGTACTTGCTACTAAGGTAGGTCGGACTTTGATACCAACTTTGGGTGATGATCGTGGTAAGAAAATTTTCGTCAATCCTCTCCCTTTCCGACCAGTTTTTGACTTCAGCTATGACGGTGTGATGCGCTCATTCGAGGAAAGCCTCACTCGGCTAAAGAGCGATCGCATTGATATTGTGCATATCCATGATCCTGACGACCATTATCAAGAGGCGATTGAGTCAGCGTATCCGGCTTTGGAAAAACTACGCAGCCAAGGCGTTATCCGTGCTATTAGTGTCGGCATGAAACAGTGGCAGATGCTGGTTAGATTTGCCCATGAAGGAGACTTCGACTGCTTTTTACTAGCTGGTCGTTATACCTTACTTGACCAAAGTGCTATGTCAAAACTCTTCCCTTTATGTATAAAAAAGAATATTAGCGTCATTTTGGGCGGTACTTATAATAGCGGTATTTTGGCAACAGGAGTCCAGTCAGGTGCTAAATACGATTACGCAGAGGCTCCACCAGAAATTGTAGACCGAGTACGTCGTATAGAAGCTGTTTGCGATCACTACCAAGTTTCCTTAAAGGCAGCAGCCTCACAATTTGCTTTAGCTCACTCAGCAGTTACCACGATTATACCCGGTGCGGCATCAGTAAAACAGATGAACGAAAACTTTAATTTATTACAACAGAATATTCCTGATGACTTCTGGACAGAGCTACAGGCTAAAAAGTTGATTAATCAAGATGCGCCGCTACCGAAAGTAACAGAATAG
- a CDS encoding isochorismatase family protein: MNKLSAGCHPYQLPGIECLQYNRVQWSVLPHRAALLIHDMQKYYLKPLMGGDERPGRHLIENIKAVREVCIAANIPIIYSVASPCEHIEQRGLLYDFWGGGMSNIPDHVEIVDEVKPDNNRDYMIIKHKYSAFYKSNLADTLKTLKIDQLIITGVYSHIGCTATALDALMRDIQVFFVGDAVADFSLDFHMASIATVGNCCGQIFLTQMLKETLLPLGI; the protein is encoded by the coding sequence ATGAATAAACTTAGCGCAGGTTGCCATCCCTATCAGTTACCGGGAATCGAATGTCTGCAATATAACCGAGTTCAGTGGTCAGTTCTACCTCATAGAGCAGCACTGTTAATTCATGATATGCAAAAGTACTATTTAAAACCTCTTATGGGTGGAGATGAAAGGCCAGGCAGACATTTAATTGAGAACATCAAGGCAGTTCGAGAAGTTTGTATTGCAGCGAATATACCTATTATCTACAGTGTTGCTAGTCCCTGTGAGCATATTGAGCAACGTGGTTTGCTGTACGACTTTTGGGGCGGTGGGATGAGCAACATTCCAGATCATGTGGAAATTGTGGATGAAGTGAAGCCAGACAATAATCGTGATTACATGATCATCAAACACAAATATAGTGCTTTCTACAAAAGCAATTTGGCAGATACTTTAAAGACTTTAAAAATAGACCAGTTAATTATCACAGGTGTTTATAGTCATATTGGCTGTACGGCTACTGCACTCGATGCTTTGATGAGAGATATACAAGTTTTCTTTGTTGGAGATGCAGTTGCAGATTTTTCACTGGATTTTCATATGGCTTCGATTGCTACTGTAGGTAATTGCTGTGGACAGATTTTCTTAACTCAGATGCTCAAGGAAACTCTTTTGCCACTGGGCATATAG
- a CDS encoding TnsA endonuclease N-terminal domain-containing protein: protein MNSSEFDQWCSQQQLTASCLDLIATIRSAPPSRRVQGRAKNVSGVYPSRKMGQTISFESHTVELWAIYQMEHDPEVLEFYDQPPSFLIQYQNKTGRKIGHYHTPDFFVLRTDGAAWEEWKTETELKRLAEKYPGRYQKTADGKWHSPPGTAHASSYGLKYYIRTDSELHPIFTQNLIFLEDYLPFNINIPHTITEQILTAVQANPGITITATLASSPGIRANDIYAMIATEQLYVDLYAAPLVEHWRVQLYLDQQTHQAYTHLAITSQHHQPIPLPTALLPNTVLLWDSKPWTLVNKGETTTTLLPEIGQPIQLPTAYFLQLLESGNIKIQNSEKQASINNAVQALMDAASPADLSQANHRFHLVQAYIQHHADIYKDIPASTLKRWVKQFREAETKYGCGYVGLLPRTKRRGNRQTKAPNQSRELLDKFITEHFETPRQAPAASVYRLYVKACNELNIQPLSSRTFYHRIKQRPIHEQTKKRQGAKAAYPTEPTILELAKTTPRHGDRPFAIAHIDHTQLDIELRSQATGRNLGRPWLTLLIDAYSRRILALYLTFDPPSYRSCMMALRSCIQRFGRFPQAVVVDGGKEFHSLYFDTLLARYHCIKKTRPGGKPRFGSVIERLFGTTNTEFVYNLLGNTQASKQPRQLTPSVDPKQQAVWTLADLYTYLTEWAYTIYDASEHDSLGATPLQVYTDGLLIAGEREHRHIAYNEDFLMSTRPSTTKGTALVQPGQGIKVNYLYYWNDAFRNPSVEKTKVPVRYDPFDMGHGNDTKYTQFCYGDSRSANPAQEEANSL, encoded by the coding sequence ATGAACTCCTCTGAATTTGACCAATGGTGTTCCCAACAGCAACTAACGGCATCTTGCCTAGACCTAATTGCCACAATCAGGTCAGCCCCACCCTCACGCCGTGTACAAGGACGCGCCAAAAACGTCAGCGGAGTTTACCCCAGCCGGAAAATGGGTCAAACCATCTCCTTTGAAAGCCACACCGTAGAACTGTGGGCAATCTACCAAATGGAACACGACCCAGAGGTATTAGAGTTTTACGACCAGCCACCCTCCTTCCTCATCCAGTACCAAAACAAAACAGGACGCAAAATAGGTCACTACCATACCCCAGACTTCTTCGTGTTGAGAACTGATGGTGCAGCCTGGGAAGAATGGAAAACTGAAACCGAACTCAAACGACTAGCCGAAAAATACCCCGGACGCTACCAAAAAACTGCCGACGGTAAATGGCACAGCCCACCGGGAACAGCCCATGCCTCTTCCTATGGACTCAAATACTACATCCGCACCGATAGCGAACTGCATCCCATCTTCACCCAAAACCTCATCTTCCTAGAAGACTACCTTCCATTCAACATCAACATCCCCCACACCATCACAGAACAAATACTCACCGCAGTCCAAGCCAACCCCGGAATCACCATAACCGCCACACTGGCCTCAAGCCCCGGAATCAGAGCCAACGACATCTACGCCATGATAGCCACAGAGCAACTCTACGTAGACCTGTATGCAGCGCCCCTAGTAGAACACTGGCGAGTACAGCTATATCTAGACCAACAAACCCATCAAGCCTACACACATCTAGCCATAACTTCACAGCATCATCAACCAATACCCCTACCCACAGCACTCCTACCAAACACAGTCCTGCTATGGGACTCCAAGCCCTGGACATTAGTAAACAAAGGCGAAACCACCACCACACTCCTACCAGAAATTGGACAACCCATCCAACTACCAACAGCATATTTCCTGCAACTATTGGAAAGCGGCAACATCAAAATTCAAAACTCTGAAAAACAAGCATCCATCAATAATGCAGTGCAGGCACTCATGGATGCAGCCTCTCCAGCCGACCTCAGCCAAGCAAATCACCGATTTCATCTAGTACAAGCCTATATTCAGCACCACGCAGATATCTACAAAGATATTCCTGCCAGTACCTTGAAAAGATGGGTAAAACAGTTTCGAGAAGCCGAAACCAAGTATGGTTGCGGTTACGTTGGTTTACTACCACGTACAAAGCGGCGAGGAAATCGTCAAACCAAAGCACCAAACCAATCAAGGGAACTACTCGATAAATTTATTACCGAGCACTTTGAGACACCAAGGCAAGCACCAGCAGCTTCGGTATATAGGTTATACGTCAAAGCTTGCAACGAATTAAATATACAACCCCTGAGTTCTCGTACCTTTTATCACCGCATCAAACAGCGACCAATCCACGAACAAACCAAAAAACGTCAGGGAGCAAAAGCCGCATACCCAACAGAACCAACAATCTTAGAACTAGCCAAAACCACACCCCGACACGGAGACAGACCCTTTGCCATCGCCCACATTGACCACACCCAACTCGACATCGAACTACGCTCACAAGCCACAGGACGGAACTTAGGACGACCTTGGCTGACATTACTCATTGATGCCTATTCCCGTCGTATCCTCGCCCTTTATCTCACCTTTGACCCACCCAGTTACAGGTCTTGTATGATGGCACTACGTTCTTGTATCCAGCGATTTGGTCGTTTTCCCCAAGCCGTAGTCGTAGACGGAGGCAAAGAATTTCATAGCCTCTACTTTGACACCCTACTAGCACGCTACCACTGCATCAAAAAAACCAGACCTGGAGGCAAACCGCGTTTTGGTTCAGTCATAGAACGATTATTCGGCACAACAAATACCGAGTTTGTATACAACCTCTTAGGTAACACCCAAGCAAGTAAACAGCCACGACAGCTGACTCCATCCGTTGACCCCAAACAACAAGCTGTGTGGACATTGGCAGATTTGTATACCTACCTCACCGAGTGGGCCTACACCATTTACGACGCAAGCGAGCACGATTCCCTGGGGGCAACACCATTACAAGTTTATACCGACGGGTTGCTGATAGCGGGGGAACGAGAACACCGGCACATCGCCTACAACGAAGACTTCCTCATGTCCACACGCCCCAGTACAACCAAAGGAACGGCTTTAGTCCAGCCGGGACAAGGAATTAAAGTCAATTATCTTTATTACTGGAACGATGCTTTTCGCAATCCATCTGTTGAAAAAACCAAAGTTCCCGTGCGTTATGACCCCTTTGATATGGGTCACGGAAACGACACAAAATACACCCAGTTCTGTTACGGAGACAGCAGAAGTGCAAATCCAGCCCAAGAAGAGGCAAACTCGCTCTAA
- a CDS encoding helix-turn-helix domain-containing protein, whose translation MPHLQILNSIEKQALEHLAATSSDEVSKRAKILLGLDEGKKYLAIAEEIGVTEKSIAKWKKRWTSSTISSETQESAIAKANEVLGVNVGRPKKCKSTEASKIVEISEWSKNRKPSRSKHHYHMQVAEEAKSRGLPALSPRSIGRILEAQP comes from the coding sequence ATGCCTCACCTTCAGATATTAAATTCTATTGAAAAACAAGCACTAGAGCACCTAGCCGCAACCAGCAGCGATGAAGTTAGCAAAAGAGCGAAAATTCTGCTGGGACTAGACGAAGGTAAAAAATACTTAGCCATAGCAGAAGAGATTGGTGTAACTGAAAAATCAATAGCAAAGTGGAAGAAAAGATGGACATCAAGTACCATCTCATCAGAAACCCAGGAGTCGGCGATCGCCAAGGCTAACGAGGTATTAGGTGTAAACGTAGGCAGACCTAAAAAGTGCAAAAGTACAGAGGCGAGCAAAATCGTTGAAATCAGCGAATGGAGCAAGAACCGAAAACCCAGTCGTTCAAAGCACCATTACCATATGCAGGTAGCTGAAGAAGCAAAGAGCAGGGGGCTGCCAGCACTATCGCCAAGAAGTATAGGTCGGATCTTGGAAGCGCAACCCTAA